A window of Desmodus rotundus isolate HL8 unplaced genomic scaffold, HLdesRot8A.1 manual_scaffold_280, whole genome shotgun sequence contains these coding sequences:
- the LOC128779125 gene encoding cell division cycle-associated protein 3 → MGSAKSVPVTPARPPPHNKPLARVADPRSPSAGILRTPIQVESSPQPNLPSGEQPEGPNQAQDSDPRSPTLGISRTPMKTSSGEPPSPLVKQLSEVFETEAPRANLPPEPILPPEAPSSSELDSPLGTQFSLEDQMPPGSQAELPSKQVFSEEETGQPSETLMASQGLDKSLRDPETPRSSGSKCNRRKPKGKVLGRSPLTILQDDNSPGTLTPRQGKRPSPLSENIRELKEGAVLGTGRLLRTGGPAWEQGQDHDKENQHFAVVEN, encoded by the exons ATGGGCTCAGCCAAGAGCGTACCAGTGACTCCTGCGCGGCCTCCGCCGCACAACAAGCCTCTGGCTCGAGTGGCGGACCCGCGTTCACCTAGTGCCGGCATCCTGCGCACTCCCATCCAG GTGGAGAGCTCTCCACAGCCAAACCTACCATCAGGGGAGCAGCCGGAGGGTCCTAATCAGGCCCAGGACTCAGATCCCCGCTCTCCTACACTTGGCATTTCAAGGACACCTATGAAGACCAGCAGCGGAG AGCCTCCAAGCCCACTGGTGAAACAGCTGAGTGAAGTATTTGAGACTGAAGCGCCCAGAGCAAATCTGCCCCCAGAGCCTATTCTGCCCCCAGAGGCACCTTCATCTTCTGAATTGGACTCGCCTCTGGGCACCCAGTTTTCCCTTGAGGACCAGATGCCACCTGGGAGCCAGGCTGAGCTTCCCTCCAAGCAGGTGTTTTCTGAGGAAGAAACAGGACAGCCCTCAGAAACCCTTATGGCCAGCCAGGGCTTGGACAAGTCCTTGAGAGACCCTGAGACACCCAGATCTTCAG GTTCTAAGTGCAATAGACGGAAACCAAAGGGCAAGGTACTAGGGAGATCTCCCCTCACCATCCTGCAGGATGACAACTCCCCTGGGACTCTGACACCACGACAG GGTAAGCGGCCTTCTCCCCTGAGTGAAAATATTAGGGAACTAAAGGAAGGAGCCGTTCTGGGAACCGGACGCCTTCTGAGAACTGGAGGACCAGCATGGGAGCAAGGCCAGGACCATGATAAGGAGAATCAGCACTTTGCCGTGGTAGAGAACTAG